The DNA region CTtatatcaggggtccccaacccccgggccgcagACCGGTAGtggtctgcggcctgttaggaaccaggctgcacagcaggaggtgagtggtgggtgagtgagggaagcttcatctgccgctccccatcgatagcattaccgcctgaaccatccccccattgctcgcattaccgcccAAATCATCCCCacccctgtccgtggaaaaattgtcttccacaaaaccggtccctggtgccaaaaaagttggggaccgctgtttTATAGGTACCATCAAATTTTCTTatgcttgctttgtttttcttaatctAGGATGATTTCCTAGATGTGTTTATGTGGACTTggaaattacaatttttaaaattcataatgtatttaaatgatttcagtgcccccctcccccaccccagcaatACTGGCATAAACCACATCTGGTTCTCTCACAGCCACTGCACCCAGtatatgttaaatgaataagcaaatccCTGTGATGTGAGTTTGATCCCCAGTTTTACAGGAatgaacactgaggctcagagaggttaagtaacttgcccagggtcacacagcttggtAACTGCAGAGCGAGGATTCAAGCCCTTGTCTGTGTGACTCCCAGATTTGTGCTCTTATCTCCTGAGCACTCAGCTGCCTCATCTGCAGTAGGAGATCCTGTGCATTTGCCCCAAGAATGAAGTCATCTTAACCTTACACTGGAACATAGAAGCTTGGATGTTGGAAGTGGTCAGTCCTTGGATGTATGCCATCTAAGGAGCATTGCCCTGCCCAGTCCCTTGATGAGGGGTACAGAGATCCTGGAGGCCAGTGGCAATTGACTCAAGTGACCCAGGCTTACTGGGTGGgccggggcaggggtgggggtggctgaCGGCAGCCATAGGCAGCTGCCTACCCTGTTGGCGTGTCCACAGCTTCGTTGGCCACTTCAAGCCCCGACGGGAGCGGGATGCAGAGCTGGGAGCTCGGGCCATGGAGTTCACCAATATCTACGTGAAGAACCTCCACGTGGACGTGGATGAGCAGTGCCTGCAGGACCTCTTCTCCCAGTTTGGTGGGCGTGTTCCCCAAGGGAGTTGGGGATCACTTCTCTTCTACTCCCAGCTTGGGTGCCCCCTGGGGCTTCCTGAAGActtgggagaagggaggggacatCTCAGGGCTTGCCCGACTCCCCTTTGAGACAGGTTGCCCTTCCTAGGGAAGATACTGAGTGTCAAGGTGATGAGGGATGACGGCGGCCACTCCCGCGGCTTTGGCTTTGTCAACTTTGAGACGCATGAGGAAGCCCAGAAGGTAGGAACCTCCCTATGGCCCTGTTTCTTGGAGGAGGTGCGGAGCCAGGACTAGGAAGAAGGGAGATCAGGAGCAGAGGGCTCCAGCTGCCTGTGGAGGAAATAGTCCCTCCCCAGCATGGGTCCACACAAGCCAGGGCCCTTCCTGCCTGGGGTGAAGGCAGAGGCCTTCAGCCTCCTCCGGTTGCTTCCATAGCCTGAGGCTGGCTGGCTTTTCATAGAATCTTGCAGCCTGGGAGCTACTAGGGGCCTTTGAGACAGCCATTACCCTCTTGTTGAATTGATCGTGGGATTGAGGCCAGGGAGGGGAAGTGCCGTGTTATTTCTTGCTTCCAAGACTTTGAACATATTGTTTTCTCAAAACACTTCCCCTCCGCTACTCTTTAGACcaatgctgtccaatagaaatgtaACATGAGCCACATGTGCCGTTCAAAATTGTgcagtagccacattaaaaagggTTAAAAAAACTCTGcaactttaataatatattttatttaacttattcaAATCATCACTTCAATGTGATATAATGTTGATATAATTGATTGTGATGTAATATTTACATTGataaaaattgagatttttaCAGTCCCTTTTTTGTACTACGTCTTTGAAATCTGGTAACTCTAGTCCATGTCAGTTCAGACTAGCCATTTTTCAAGTATTCAGCAGTAGCTGCGTGCAACAAGTGGTTGCCATGTTGGACAGCGTAGCTGTAGATAATTGATGGGTCTCAGCTTATACTTttccctccttcaggaagccacCTCTTCCTGTCCTCAGTGCTTCTGACAAGGTGCCCCTCCTGTCTGTCTCCATCATTAGCTCAGATCTCCACGGATAGaactgagggcaggggctgggtctcATGTCACCATTAAATCTCTAGCATTTCACTGCTGGTAGGTACCAGATACATATCTACTGAGCAAGGGAATGGTACAAGGTCACCGCGTGAGTAACAAAGCAGGGATAATGTCCGATCTTGCCTCCCACCATGAAGCTCTTTCCGTAGCTCCTGCCCCATTAAGATCACTGGTCATGGGAGAGCTCAGCTCATAGTGGATTCTGGATGGAGACCTGGATCCTGGGGCCACCTCGATAGCAGCCACTTCTCACTGAGCACTTACCACAGGCAAGGTGCTACCTGATTTTGCAGACACTGTCCTGTCTCCTCCCACCAGTGTGGGCTCTACTGTGGTTATCAGGTTCCGCCAAGTTGTAGCTAGGAGGAGAGAGCACTGGGATTAGAACCAACTCTTTCTGGCCCTGAAGTTTTGTTCTTAAGTAAAGGACACCTTTGAAAGGTAACTTCTTGTGTCTCCTTGGACATGTCCCACCCTCTCTGTAGACTTTGGTTGCCCCAACTATAAAATGACAAGTTGGAGTAGAGCAGTGAAGCTGGCAGGGGAAACCGTAGACTCCAAGGTCTTGGAGACTTTGGTAATGAcctgttttttgcatttttttttacgatttattttttatttatttatttattttatgctgtgtcgggtcttagttgtggcacacaggatcttcgttgaggcatgcgggatctttcgttgcagcacgtaggccctttgttgtggtgcacggggtctagagtgtgtgggctctgtagtttgtggcacgcgggctctagttgaggcgtgcaggctcagtagttgtggcgcacgggcttagttgccccacgggcATGTGGtgtcttaattccctgaccagggatctagcccacgttccctgcattgtaggggggattctttaccactggaccaccagggaagttccctgccAATGACCTTTAAGACTGCTACGGATCAGGCAGTTCTTGGGCCCCCAGAgtgtttttacatatatttacatatgtttgCATGTCTAGGTAGGGAAGCAAGtcattatgtgaaaatatttactcATGAACTGACCACTTAAAAAGTCAGTTCCCTTTCAAATATTTCTCCTCCCTAACACCAATGTCTAATCCAAACCTTTGAGTCAGTACTCACGTGGGTCTCATTTTTGCAGATAAGTCAATGCCGATTCAGTTCATTATTAGTGGATTGCAGAGAGACATtgcatgtctgtttttttttttttttatgtgacaCCAGGTTGGGTCACCACCCCTGAACAAATTTAGTaaaaatttctctctccctcccttttttcttttataatttatctttatttttatagtggagtatagctgatttacagtgttatgtttcTTGCTGGTGTATAGCAACTTGATTCACTTACACAGAGACATCTATATCTAcatattctttttgattcttaCCAGTCTTATACATTCTTTTCCGGTGATTACAGTGTGTTGAGTCAAGTTctatgtgctatacagtaggtccttatggATTAAGACATTGCATGTCTTGCAGAAGATGTAGGAATTCATGCAATCAAAGCCACTGACGGTTTGGGGTGTGGCAGGCTTAGGCCAGttaactgaagaaaagaaaaatcaagggtTAAGAAGCAAATGTTTCTAAAGTCCTCATAGCAAAAAACGGTTCTCTGTGCTGTGAAACCCAACATGAAGGATCTTGATTACGCCATCACGCCCTTTGGAAAGAATTATGCTTGTTGCTTTGTTCTCATCGTCAGTGTGTAGTTACAGTTAGAACCTAAATGTTAAATCATGGGAAACTTTGCAAATTTCAATTTCACTTTTTCAAGTAGAGcccaaatcaatttttaaaaattctatagttTACTCTGAAATTCTGtcccatgtttttaaaaaatggattcacTTTAAATGGCCTGGATTCTGGTACTAATTATTCTCAGCTAACAAGGCCAGCCTGGCTTGCAGGTGGCCCTGTCTGGGCCCAGAAGATGGGACTGGAGGACAGGGCTAAGGCCAAGGCCTCATGGGGGTGGTTACCAAGCCCTCTGGCTGCCTCTTCTCTGCACAGGCTGTGACGGACATGAACGGGAGGGAGGTGAGTGGACGGCTGCTCTACGTAGGCCGGGCCCAGAAGCGGGTGGAGCGGCAGAATGAGCTGAAACGCAGGTTCGAGCAGATGAAGCAGGACCGGCTGACCCGTTACCAGGTGAGGGACAGGCTTCCTGTGGGGCAGCTGCTTCGATGTGAAAGTGTCTGTGTGTGGGCAACCCTGAACGCGACTCCCTCCTCCAGCAATCCCGCTTCTGGGAACTTGGCTTTAGAGATGCGGGGAGTGGCGAGGGGCTGCACCTTCCAGGTGATGGACTCGCTGAGTGATGGGTGAGGTGCAGGGGTGCTGCATGAGACTGAGAACTGGAGGCTTGGTGGGCGGGGCTTCCAGTGCCCCCTTGGCCCATGtaagcccctcccccccaccccaagtcatTCTGGGGCTTGGAGGGGAAGGGGCACATCTAGCAGGTATCCTTTCCTTCTAGGGCGTGAACCTGTATGTGAAGAACTTGGATGACTCCATCGATGATGAGAAACTGAGGAAAGAGTTCTCTCCCTATGGAGTGATCACCAGTGCCAAGGTGAGGGCCGGGGGCACCCACAGGGGATCGGTAGCCTTCCCCTCCCATCCTCACTGCCCACGCacacccccatccccgccccgGGACTTCCAGGGATTTGGTGCTGCGCTGCTCCTTCTGGAGTTTGGGAGCTGGGTCTGACCCCACTGGAGTTTGTCGTCCATCTGCAGCCTTGTCTGGGCTGGAGGGGAAGAGGGTAGAAATACAGTCCCAGTCACACAGCTGGACTTGCTGGGGCTCGCTGTAACCGAggttcattcaacaagcatttattgagtgcctactgtatgccagagTACAGAAATTTGTGTCTCAGAATTTCCATTGACTTCTGTTGTCTGGCCTTGGCTGGCGACATAACCCCtttccgggcctcagtttccccatttggaaAATGAGAGGCTTGGGCTGCATCATTCTTCACTCATTCTTCCCCACGTATTGAACAGCTACCGTGTGCCCTCCTAGCACCAGAGATGTGGTgttggctctgtgaccttgagcagatgTCTTCCGAGCCTCACCTATAAGATGAGGGTGGGCGGTGGGCTCCCCGGATGGTTCTGAACCCTGGCTTCTCATTAAAATACCGTGGAGAGCTCTTAAATAGACACCCGAGTCAGAGAAACTGAATGTAGAGCTCTGGgcatcttaattttaaaagctccccacGTAATTTTAAGAAGACCTAGTGTTCGTTCGTTCCATACTTGAGCACCTGCTGTTTTGCCAGGCCCTGTGGGAAGCACACAGGAATAAGTCAGACGTAGTCCTTGCCCTTGAGTAACTTATAGTCTAGTGGGGAAGTCGGATGCATCACTAACTCAAATCTActgtagggtggggtggggttggggtaAGTGGAGGAGGCAGAGCTGCGGGAGCTCAGCAGAACAGGAAGGAGGGCTTCCTATAAgaagtggcagtggcagcagcgtTTGACTTGACTGTGAGGAGGTAGGGAGCTGCGGGTGGGAATGAAGGACTTTCCAAAGAGGTCAGTGTGGGTGACGGGGCTGAGGACCTGCACGTGTGGTGTGATGGTTGGGCTCTTAGGATGTGGTCTAGAAGTTCTTTTGCCTGTtgaattcaatttaaaatgtcCTTCAGGGAGCCTGGTATTTGGGGAGGAGGTTCTAATAATTTTTGAGTTAAGGACGTTTTCCCCAAAAAAGTGACAGAGAGCTGTGGGACATGTGAATTAAGCATCAGGAGATCTGATTAAATTTATCAATCAGTAAATTGATAAATCTGATTTATAAAAAGCTCTGGGCCCTCTTTCCTGGCAAATGCATACTTGGTGTAGTATTATGGTTGGAAGCTGGGATTTTAAAGTTAATCAGGAGTAGGTCTAAATCCCAGTCCTACCATTAACTACCTGTAGAGCCTGAAGGAAGTGACATTGCCATTTGGACCCTttttacccatctgtaaaatgggagcaacaTGATCTACTTCTAGAGGTGTCCTGAGAACTAAAAGGCCTGCAAGTGGAGCACCTGCCCACGATAAGTAGTGAAATAATGATCTAGTTGTTCACATACCTTGCATATAATTTCAGGAGATTCACTGACCTCCTTGAGGACCCCTTGAATGAAGGGAATTGTACAAAATCTGGATTGCTTAAGAGTTGACGTGCAGTGGGGTGGACCATCTTgttataaaatgggaattttaCATAAGTTTATATGtacttataaaatttaatatattttctattttataaaatagtgaTTGAAAATGAGATCATAGTGTTATAAGCACTTTGTAGAGATTAAGTTCATAGTAAGCTCTGCatgagtattttttattattttatttattttctatttatttaggctgcattgggtcttagttgcggcacgggagatcttcactgaggcatgcaggcttctttctagttgcggcatgcggccttttctctctctagttgtggtgtgtgggctccagggtgcgtggacTCTGtaggttgtggcacacgggctctcttgttgaggcgcgggctctctagttgaggtgcgtgggctcagtagttgtggcatgtgggcttagttgctctgaggcatgtggcatcttagttccctgatagggcttgaacctgtgtcccctgcattgtaaggtggattctttaccactggaccaccagggaagtccttgcatAAGTATTAGTTGTactaattttatcttctttaaaacTACCTAACAGAAGTTGTTATTAATTTGCTAAGACAGTATTTTTGTGCCAAGAAAATTTGGCTGTCTCATAAAGCCTATGGACCCCTTATCCTATGGAGGATATGTTTAAATGCATAAAAGAAAACTCATAAGATTACAAAAAACAATTGGattgaaatatatttgttaaaatatgttcTGCTTTATTAAGGCAGCAAACTATAAGAtctaggggaattccctggcagtccagtggttaggactccgtgctctcactgccgagggcctgggttcaattactggtcagggaagtaggatcccacaagccacgtggtatggctgaaaaaggtaaaaaaaaaaaaaaaaactataagatcTAGTGAAGTAGTAATGAGCCTAAAAGATTTTGAGATCAGCAATAAttaatgtgatatgaaaatattctTCTTGACAAAGTCACAAGCACAGCTAATgctactgtattttttctttgcctatattcaaaatagaaggaaatgctaatgtaaaaataaagatgcCATTTTCCCCCCATCTGAGTTCACAGACCCCCAGAATTCTATCCATTGACCTCCCTGAGGGGATCTGTGAACGCTCAGGTCGAGGCCCCTGTATGAGTAGCAAAGTGCAGCTGAAAATCATTGATgttagagcatgggctctaataGAGCAGGTTTAAAATGTTCTCAGCTCAAGTCCTCATGGAGTCAGGCCAGTGTCTCAACCCTAAAAAAAGATCAAGAATCGTATATGCGATATGGATGGGATCCTTGAAGAGAAAAATGTTAGAAAGTCCAGTGAAATCCAAATGAAATCTGCAGTTCAGTTAATAGCATtgtagataataataatagtattgtaCCAATCAGTCGATATTGTAGTTCTGTCCCACTGTTAACATGGTACATTTGTCAAGCTAGGTGAAAGATATACAGCaactctgtattatttttgcaacttttctataactCTAAAGTCATTCCACAATAGAaaggttattttaataaaaaattttttttaaaaaaggctaagAACCTCTTCCCCAGACTCCTAAAGAACGTGGCTCTGTGCCTTGCCGAGGCAGTGGAGGTCTACCAGCACCATACATTAGGTTTGAGTTGTGGCTAATGTATGACCCACTGCCTAGgtgagtcacttttttttttcttctccataatAGTAAGGAATTTTGTTTCTATCGCAAAGAAAATTAACACAATAAAGCAccaaaaatacaaattcaaattattttcctattccaTACAAATCTCTTTCATGGAGTCTCTAGGAAATATAACTCTTAAGAGCTTCTTACTTTGTCCATAATTCACAAATGAACTAAAGAACTGTATGGATGGTTTAATAAAACCCGAGGAGTAGTTGAAATGCAGATTTTTCATTATAGTGACCCCTACAGAAAGGTTTAAGATTGTAGCCTGGCCGAAGAACCCTGCCCCTAGATATTAACCTGTCCCAAACTACCATCCCACTTCCTTTTAGCCGCACAGGCGAAGGCAGATACAGTAACGATTTAAGCCGGCTTTCCATCACCGCTTAGGAAAAtcttttcagaaggaaaatttaGAGATCAAAATTAACTCTGAAATGCAGCTGTTCTCCCTAATTCTGGGGAATGGTCTAGTAAACGATGAGCAGCCCTCATTAGCAAGTGGACCggtcttggacaagtcactctgagcctcacttccatcacctgtaaagtgggagtGGCCATGCCTCCGTGCTCAGGTGGCTGCACCTGTCGAGTAAGAAGgcgtgtcacatcttctttatccattcatccgatgatggcaTCTGGCATACTGTGGGCCTCAGTAAATGTGTGGGTGAGAGAGGACCCCCCCTTAATCGCAGTTTCTCCTGGGTACCCTCAGTACTGGGCTGGGCCCCCCAGGGGGTGGGGAGCGTGGCCCCCGGAGTCTTCCTTCTCCACCCCCAGCAGCCCTTGTCTTGTCTTGCTTTTAGGTGATGACAGAGGGTGGCCACAGCAAAGGGTTTGGCTTTGTGTGTTTTTCCTCTCCAGAAGAGGCGACGAAGGCCGTGACAGAGATGAACGGGCGCATCGTGGGGACCAAGCCACTGTACGTGGCACTGGCCCAGCGCAAGGAGGAGCGGAAGGCCATCCTGACCAACCAGTACATGCAGCGCCTCTCCACCATGCGGGCCCTGGGCAGCCCCCTCCTGGGCTCCTTCCAGCAGCCTGCCAGCTACTTCCTGCCCGCTACGCCCCAGGTGACCTCTTGTCCGCATCCCTTCCCTGACAGCCAGGTGGGGCAGGAAGATCAGAGCTTCACAGGCAGACAGAGATTCCCAACATGCTTCAGCTGGAAACTCACTCGGCAGGCGGCCGTTGTCACCCCATCTCTAACAGGGGTAATTTTGTCCCTGTCAAGCAGTGCTTCCCGATCCGGGAGAGAATCGTGAATGTTATGCTGAAAGATTCTCTGCAGTCAAATACATTGGGGAAATATTGCATTAAGCCAAAGAAGCCTGGATTTCTTTACTATGTACCTTCTTCTATCCTGATATGCCAGTAGGCACCATGACTTTCCCAAACTGGCAGAGTACGTAGCATTCCCCCAGCTTAGATGATCATTTTTGTGGGACGCCTGCTAACATCTCTCCTGTATGCTAATGTTCTAAGGGGCCTGCTTTGGGGAAGGAGCTTGTGTGACCTGGAGGGAGTAGAAAGATGTCTGTAGAAAGATGAATGGCTCCGAAGATGGGAACATTCCTCCCCCTTAGCAGTTCCTCAGGCTGGCACAAGTAACAGTGGGATTGTCGCCCTTTTATCCAGGTCACTGGGCTAGCAGTACTGATCATCAGGGGCAAGGATTGAGCCTGCGATCTTGCCCTGAAGGGGTCAGGGCTAATGGACCTCCTGACGTGGGAAGCAGGAGACTTAACCCCAGCTTTGTGGGTCTATAACGACCAGTCCCCTGTAGGGGACAGTGGAATTCCCATAGTGGTGTCCCTGAGGGAATGCAGTTTCTCACCTCCCCTGCTGCCAGCCCCCCTCACTCTAGGTCTTTCTGTCCCACACAGCCTCCAGCCCAGGCCCCATACTATGGCTCTGGCCCACCTGTCCAGCCTGCCTCCAGGTGGACGGCCCAGCTACCCAGACCCTCGTGTGAGtgacccagcccctgccctccacaTGGGTCCCGTGGGGCAGCGCGTAACACGGTGGGTTAAGGACACGAGCTTGGGGGTcaagcctggctctgccacttcccaggGTGTTAATTTGGGTGGGTcacatcacctctctgagcctcggtttccttttGTGAACGTGGGCCTGAGTGAGATGTGTGTAAATCACCAAGGACAGGGCCGAGCCCGTAAGACACACACGCAGCTGTGTACCTTCAGTGAGCTCCAAAGGCTCTCCTGATGTGTGACGGTGAAAATTCCTGCAAAGCTGAGAAACTAATACTCCTTTGGCACTACTGTTGATGAATGGTCCTCCTCTAAGAGTGACGTTCACCCTGACCTGAAGCTGCCCTGGGGGACCAAGCTGTGTGGTCCTGGTACCTGTGCTTCTTGGGGTCCTGGGTAGACAGAAGTTGGCTTTGTAATTGCAGATTTCCAACGCCCTCCCCTGGAGTTCTGGGTCTGCCAGTGAATTCACTCCTCTTATCTGCTGCAGAATGTTCTGGTTCCCCTTCCCATCCCCTTCCTCACCCCAGAACTGTCAGGGTGCAGCGTGCCCGCCTGATTGTCCCCCTCCACCTaaactttctccatattctcTATGCCGCAAGCCGCCTACCCGCCTGCGGCCTCGGTTGTCCAGCCAGCAGCCGTGTCTCGGCGCCCCTCGTTCCCCATCGGCAGTGCCAGGCAGATCTCCACCCACGTGCCACGCCTGGTGCCCCACGCCCAGGGAGTGGGtgagtgtgggcagggctgggaggaatGGAACAGAGGGCGGGTGCGGTGGTGGGTAGGGGCCTGCTGCTGGCAGGGAGTCAGAACCGGCTTCCACGGTGACCCTGCCGCTGGCCCCCTTGGAGGGCAGTGCCGGCATCTGAGGCCGTGCAGTGGGCTCCAGGGTCAGGGTCCTACCGACCCAGTTCCGGGGCTGACTCACTCTGTGGTCATGCTACCTACTGTACCTGGTATCCTCTTGTCTAAAATCtgggtgagggacttccctggcggtccagtggttaagactctgagcttccactgcaaggggcgtgagttcgatccctggtcgaggaactaagatcccacatgccgcgcagcatggccaaaaaataaatccaggtGAAAGCAGTATTCCAGTCGTGTTATGTGGGTGAAAGTGATCGTACGTGCAGGGGCGCAGCACCAGATCTGAACCTAAGTACTGCGGCAGCTGTGAACAG from Tursiops truncatus isolate mTurTru1 chromosome 15, mTurTru1.mat.Y, whole genome shotgun sequence includes:
- the PABPC1L gene encoding polyadenylate-binding protein 1-like isoform X1, translated to MNSSGPGYPLASLYAGDLHPDVTEAMLYEKFSPAGPILSIRVCRDVATRRSLGYAYINFQQPADAERALDTMNFEVIKGQPIRIMWSQRDPGLRKSGVGNIFIKNLEDSIDNKALYDTFSTFGNILSCKVVCDDHGSRGFGFVHFETHEAAQNAISTMNGMLLNDRKVFVGHFKPRRERDAELGARAMEFTNIYVKNLHVDVDEQCLQDLFSQFGKILSVKVMRDDGGHSRGFGFVNFETHEEAQKAVTDMNGREVSGRLLYVGRAQKRVERQNELKRRFEQMKQDRLTRYQGVNLYVKNLDDSIDDEKLRKEFSPYGVITSAKVMTEGGHSKGFGFVCFSSPEEATKAVTEMNGRIVGTKPLYVALAQRKEERKAILTNQYMQRLSTMRALGSPLLGSFQQPASYFLPATPQVTSCPHPFPDSQVGQEDQSFTGRQRFPTCFSWKLTRQAAVVTPSLTGPPAQAPYYGSGPPVQPASRWTAQLPRPSSAYPPAASVVQPAAVSRRPSFPIGSARQISTHVPRLVPHAQGVANIGTQTTGPGMAGCSSPRGPLLTHRCSLATHNTHRVQEPAVRVPGQEPLTASMLAAAPLHEQKQMIGERLYPLIYNVHTQLAGKITGMLLEIDNSELLLLLESPESLSAKVEEALAVLQDHQATEQT